Proteins from a single region of Halichoerus grypus chromosome 13, mHalGry1.hap1.1, whole genome shotgun sequence:
- the LOC118523530 gene encoding hydroxycarboxylic acid receptor 2, translating to MSLHQQQNHFLEIDKKNCCVFRDDFIANVLPTVLGLEFVFGLLGNGLALWIFCFHLKSWKSSRIFLFNLAVADFLLIICLPFLTDNYVRKWDWRFGDIPCRVMLFMLAMNRQGSIIFLTVVAVDRYFRVVHPHHALNKISNRTAAIISCLLWGVTIGLTGHLLYKQMLIKNQDANLCSSFSICHTFRWHDAMFLLEFILPLGIILFCSARIIWSLRQRQMDRHAKIKRAINFIMVVAIVFIICFLPSVAVRVRIFWLLHTVGTRNCDVYRSVDLAFFITLSFTYMNSMLDPLVYYFSSPSFPNFFSTLINRYLWKKTPQQPDNNQSTSMELTGDLSATRSVPDNLVAHAGEPWNPSYPTPASR from the coding sequence ATGAGCCTACACCAGCAGCAGAATCATTTTCTGGAAATAGACAAGAAAAACTGCTGTGTGTTCCGGGATGACTTCATAGCCAACGTGCTGCCGACGGTGTTGGGGCTGGAGTTTGTGTTTGGGCTCCTGGGCAATGGCCTTGCCCTGTGGATTTTCTGCTTTCACCTCAAGTCCTGGAAATCCAGCCGGATTTTCCTGTTCAACTTGGCTGTGGCTGACTTTCTCCTGATCATCTGCCTGCCGTTCTTGACGGACAACTACGTGAGGAAGTGGGACTGGAGGTTCGGGGACATCCCTTGCCGGGTGATGCTGTTCATGCTGGCCATGAACCGCCAGGGCAGTATCATCTTCCTCACGGTGGTGGCTGTGGACAGGTACTTCCGGGTGGTCCATCCTCACCATGCTCTGAACAAGATCTCGAATCGGACAGCGGCCATTATATCCTGCCTCTTGTGGGGTGTCACCATCGGCCTGACGGGTCACCTCCTATACAAACAAATGTTGATCAAGAACCAAGATGCGAATTTATGCAGCAGCTTTAGCATCTGCCATACCTTCAGGTGGCATGATGCCATGTTCCTCCTGGAGTTCATCCTGCCCCTGGGCATCATCCTGTTCTGCTCGGCCAGAATCATCTGGAGTCTGCGCCAGCGACAAATGGACAGACATGCCAAGATCAAGAGGGCCATCAACTTCATCATGGTGGTGGCCATCGTCTTCATCATCTGTTTCCTGCCCAGCGTGGCTGTGCGCGTACGCATTTTCTGGCTCTTGCACACCGTGGGCACGAGGAACTGTGACGTCTATCGCTCGGTTGATCTGGCGTTTTTCATCACCCTTAGCTTCACCTACATGAACAGCATGCTGGACCCTTTGGTGTACTACTTCTCCAGCCCATCTTTTCCCAACTTCTTCTCCACCCTGATCAACCGCTACCTGTGGAAGAAGACGCCACAACAGCCAGATAATAACCAGAGCACAAGCATGGAGCTCACGGGGGATCTGAGCGCTACCAGGAGTGTGCCAGACAATTTGGTGGCCCATGCCGGTGAGCCATGGAACCCGTCTTATCCGACCCCAGCTTCTCGCTAA